One stretch of Riemerella columbina DNA includes these proteins:
- a CDS encoding gliding motility lipoprotein GldH, which yields MHKWWLWIIVVLGISCQQDAGEVQMRDVNNLWAKNQAQEFQLDIKDADVPKNLIFIIRNNQNYPYSNLFLIATLAQNGKPIKTDTLNYRLANPDGSWIGSGFGDTKEGWFQYKEYYQFPKNGIYTLSIKQGMRQDTLRGIEDIGIKIQTLTSK from the coding sequence ATGCATAAGTGGTGGCTATGGATCATCGTGGTATTGGGGATTTCCTGTCAGCAAGATGCTGGCGAGGTGCAGATGCGTGATGTCAATAATCTGTGGGCGAAAAACCAAGCCCAGGAGTTTCAGTTGGATATTAAAGATGCCGATGTGCCTAAAAACCTCATTTTTATCATCAGAAATAACCAAAACTATCCGTATAGCAATCTGTTCCTCATCGCTACGCTGGCACAGAACGGCAAACCGATTAAAACGGACACGCTTAATTATAGATTAGCCAACCCTGATGGCAGCTGGATTGGTAGTGGTTTTGGAGATACCAAAGAAGGCTGGTTTCAATATAAAGAATATTATCAATTTCCTAAAAATGGAATCTATACACTAAGTATAAAGCAGGGAATGCGCCAAGATACTCTGAGAGGGATAGAAGATATTGGCATAAAAATACAAACATTAACATCAAAATAG
- a CDS encoding LytR/AlgR family response regulator transcription factor, which yields MIKTVIIEDEALAMRRLQKMLSHFPEVEIVGVIRSVAEGVAYFKNHPHPDLILSDIALGDGLSFDIFEEIPTQSFIIYTTAFDQYTLRAFQLNSIDYLLKPFTQEALQQAIEKYKTFRPPQQSYQQLNFRELIQKEPPKLARLLVKIGYNLKIIAIEEVLCFYTEHKIVYAQTAERAYPIDFSLEELEKVLEPTLFFRVNRQTILGLSHIKNIHTSPTYTVELYHHSTPISISRERVKNFKDWLEGKN from the coding sequence ATGATTAAAACGGTTATTATAGAAGATGAAGCCTTGGCAATGAGGCGGTTACAAAAGATGCTCAGCCATTTTCCAGAAGTGGAAATCGTGGGTGTTATCCGCTCGGTGGCAGAGGGTGTGGCATACTTTAAAAATCACCCGCACCCCGACCTTATTTTGTCGGATATTGCCCTTGGGGATGGGCTTTCTTTTGATATTTTTGAGGAAATTCCTACACAGAGTTTCATCATCTACACCACCGCTTTTGACCAATATACGCTGCGTGCCTTCCAACTCAACTCCATTGATTATCTCCTGAAACCCTTTACCCAAGAGGCTTTACAGCAAGCGATAGAAAAATACAAAACTTTTAGACCGCCACAACAGAGCTACCAGCAACTCAATTTTAGAGAGCTGATACAAAAAGAGCCGCCCAAGCTCGCTCGGCTATTGGTGAAAATCGGTTACAACCTGAAAATCATTGCGATAGAGGAGGTTTTATGCTTTTACACCGAACACAAAATCGTGTATGCTCAAACGGCGGAGCGTGCCTATCCCATTGATTTTTCGTTGGAAGAATTGGAAAAAGTGTTGGAACCCACCTTGTTTTTTCGGGTCAATCGGCAGACCATTCTTGGGCTCTCGCACATCAAAAACATCCACACATCGCCCACTTACACCGTGGAACTCTACCACCACAGCACGCCCATCAGCATCAGCCGCGAGCGTGTAAAAAACTTTAAAGACTGGCTGGAAGGGAAAAATTAA
- a CDS encoding G-D-S-L family lipolytic protein: MKKIIISSFAIAALFSVASCNNDFDNDVTSTVISNGEADFSNYVALGNSLTSGYRDGTLYASGQEESYPVMVAAQMQKAGGGTFTQPMMPNDIGGFTNIPGFAGKLTLKVVDNSLAPVASAPAAALDHISGKFNNMGVPGAKSFHLLAEGYGNPAALAVGKANPFFVRFASAPTTSVLKDAMAQKPTFFSLWIGNNDVLSYASSGGVGVDQKGNLDPRTYGSNDISDPDVVAGSIKAILEGMKAVGATKGVIANIPNVTSIPFFTTIPYNPVPLDQATADLFNQKVAGIKQILTAYGEGNRIATLKAGANPLLIKDEALKDLSKEITTALVQAGVPLAQAAVAGKIFGQARHTTSEDLIPLTTKSAINTQPNYPYAVEPFNRYGITFPLEDQHVLTVTEKQEVLTATAAYNQRIKALADAYGLAFVDASSKLNELSKSSGIRFDGVKYTATYIAGGAFSLDGVHLTGRGYAVIANEFIKAINAQYKSTLPQVNPNAYSGVQFP, from the coding sequence ATGAAAAAAATAATCATATCTTCATTCGCAATAGCTGCCCTATTTTCGGTAGCCAGCTGTAATAATGATTTTGACAACGATGTTACTTCTACCGTAATTTCTAATGGCGAAGCCGACTTTTCTAACTATGTAGCCTTAGGGAACTCCCTTACTTCGGGGTACAGAGACGGAACTCTATACGCCAGCGGACAGGAGGAATCTTACCCTGTGATGGTGGCAGCACAAATGCAAAAAGCTGGTGGTGGCACCTTCACTCAACCTATGATGCCTAACGACATTGGTGGCTTTACCAATATCCCAGGTTTTGCAGGGAAACTTACTTTAAAAGTAGTAGACAACTCTTTAGCGCCTGTGGCTTCAGCGCCAGCTGCGGCATTAGACCATATTTCTGGCAAGTTCAATAATATGGGCGTGCCAGGTGCTAAATCATTCCATCTCTTAGCAGAAGGCTATGGTAACCCTGCCGCTTTAGCGGTAGGAAAAGCCAACCCTTTCTTTGTGAGGTTTGCCTCAGCGCCAACCACGTCCGTGCTAAAAGATGCGATGGCACAAAAACCGACTTTCTTCTCATTATGGATCGGGAATAATGACGTCCTTTCTTATGCCTCTTCAGGCGGCGTGGGCGTGGACCAAAAAGGAAATTTAGACCCACGCACCTACGGAAGTAACGATATTAGCGACCCCGATGTAGTGGCTGGTTCTATTAAAGCTATCCTTGAAGGAATGAAAGCCGTGGGCGCCACCAAAGGTGTTATCGCGAATATTCCTAATGTGACTTCTATTCCGTTTTTCACAACAATACCTTATAATCCTGTGCCGTTAGACCAAGCGACCGCAGATTTATTCAACCAAAAAGTGGCAGGCATTAAGCAAATTTTAACTGCCTATGGCGAGGGGAATAGAATTGCGACCTTAAAAGCGGGCGCCAACCCTTTACTCATCAAAGATGAGGCATTGAAAGATTTATCCAAAGAAATTACAACGGCTTTAGTGCAGGCAGGCGTTCCTTTAGCTCAAGCGGCAGTAGCTGGAAAAATCTTTGGGCAGGCAAGGCATACCACTTCGGAGGATTTAATCCCTCTAACGACCAAAAGTGCTATCAACACCCAGCCTAATTACCCTTATGCTGTAGAGCCTTTTAACCGTTATGGCATTACTTTCCCACTGGAAGACCAGCATGTGCTCACCGTTACAGAAAAACAAGAGGTACTGACTGCAACAGCAGCTTATAACCAAAGAATTAAAGCTTTAGCCGATGCTTATGGTTTAGCTTTTGTAGATGCCAGTAGCAAGCTAAACGAGCTTTCAAAATCATCAGGTATTCGGTTTGATGGGGTTAAATATACCGCTACTTATATTGCTGGTGGTGCATTCTCCTTAGATGGCGTTCACTTAACAGGTAGAGGATACGCTGTGATAGCGAATGAGTTCATCAAAGCGATTAACGCCCAATACAAATCGACTTTACCACAAGTCAACCCTAATGCTTACTCAGGGGTTCAGTTCCCTTAA
- a CDS encoding sensor histidine kinase, which produces MRKFLWELFIFMMISIAIFLPQEHKTWYKFFLSFSISAVYFLGFGLSNGLLHQVLNQKMSWKTPIHTRFFWTILTTIGLNLTMTFLVSFVSIQLIQRQSVDMFSEKMMFANGLIFSLALFISVGFYYYYSMVEVKRNYEAKLEAEQRLAQAKISQFEGLKSQLDPHFLFNSLNILTALIAENPEKAQRFTEELSHIYRYILEQKERPWVNISEEMAFAKSYLHLLKTRFEESIQFEILGEIPEEKWLIPLSLQLLLENAIKHNIATLQQPLKIRIYAENNHLIVENNLQKRPKNTARKGFGLTNIQKRYALQTQQTVGIEETATKFSVKLPIINLLNS; this is translated from the coding sequence ATGCGAAAATTCCTTTGGGAGCTCTTCATTTTTATGATGATCAGCATCGCCATATTCTTACCTCAAGAACACAAAACTTGGTACAAATTCTTTCTATCATTCAGTATATCAGCGGTTTATTTTTTAGGATTTGGTTTGTCCAACGGGCTTCTTCACCAAGTGCTTAATCAAAAAATGTCTTGGAAAACGCCAATTCATACGCGTTTCTTTTGGACGATTTTGACCACGATAGGTCTCAATTTAACGATGACTTTTTTAGTGAGTTTCGTGAGTATTCAACTGATACAAAGGCAGTCTGTGGATATGTTTAGCGAGAAAATGATGTTTGCCAATGGGCTGATTTTCTCCCTTGCTCTGTTTATTTCGGTGGGTTTTTATTACTATTATTCGATGGTGGAGGTCAAACGAAATTACGAAGCTAAATTGGAGGCGGAACAACGCTTGGCACAGGCAAAAATCTCCCAATTTGAAGGGTTAAAAAGCCAGTTGGACCCTCATTTTTTGTTCAATTCGCTGAATATTCTCACGGCGCTCATTGCGGAAAATCCCGAAAAAGCCCAACGCTTTACCGAAGAATTATCCCATATTTACCGCTATATTTTGGAGCAAAAAGAACGCCCTTGGGTGAACATCTCCGAAGAAATGGCTTTTGCGAAATCTTACCTTCATCTGTTGAAAACCCGCTTTGAGGAGAGCATTCAATTTGAAATTTTAGGTGAAATTCCTGAGGAAAAATGGCTGATTCCGTTATCTTTGCAATTGTTGCTGGAAAATGCCATCAAGCACAATATCGCCACGCTCCAGCAACCCTTAAAAATCCGAATTTATGCCGAAAATAACCATTTAATCGTGGAAAATAATTTGCAAAAACGCCCTAAAAACACCGCTCGGAAAGGCTTCGGTTTGACGAATATCCAAAAACGCTATGCCTTGCAAACGCAACAGACCGTGGGCATAGAGGAAACCGCTACGAAATTCAGCGTTAAACTGCCCATTATCAACCTTTTAAACTCATAA
- a CDS encoding OmpP1/FadL family transporter, protein MKKILITASVLCGLTAYAGGFRVSLQGVKQLAMAHTSAHAEDASIAFFNPAGISFIPTKLSIVAGGFGVKTDIDYQNLNTLESYSTENPIGTPIYAAIAYKVTDQFSVGFSFTTPFGSTIQWPSDWSGKEMVQKMELKSFYFQPMVSFKLADWVSVGGSYIYAKGSVNWDKAVTSANGTMNIKDDQASGHGFGLGFYFQPNDKLDVSIAYRSPVDIKADNGTVTFNMPKSLFALRGLDSNGQDRFKATLPLAEEYTIGATYKITPKWLVSADFNYTGWSRYGQLTLDFDKATLGNQPDDNTVLITPKNFKNTQTWRVGTQYMVTDKIAARLGYYYDESPYADEDFIPETPSFNAQVLTAGLGFKLNRFGVDLGVGIPFYKSRAVNNDYYNFYGQAKAKAVYFGLGLSYNAF, encoded by the coding sequence ATGAAAAAAATATTGATTACCGCAAGCGTTTTATGTGGACTTACGGCTTATGCAGGGGGCTTTAGAGTATCTTTACAAGGGGTTAAGCAACTGGCAATGGCGCACACCAGTGCCCACGCAGAAGATGCCAGCATCGCCTTTTTTAACCCTGCAGGAATTTCTTTTATCCCTACGAAATTGAGCATCGTGGCAGGTGGTTTTGGTGTAAAAACCGATATAGATTATCAGAATCTAAATACTTTAGAATCTTATTCTACAGAAAATCCGATAGGAACGCCTATCTATGCCGCTATTGCGTATAAAGTAACCGATCAGTTTTCGGTAGGGTTTAGTTTTACCACGCCTTTTGGAAGTACCATCCAATGGCCTTCGGACTGGAGTGGCAAAGAAATGGTACAGAAAATGGAGCTGAAGAGTTTCTATTTCCAACCTATGGTGTCTTTTAAATTGGCAGACTGGGTTTCTGTGGGTGGTAGCTACATCTACGCCAAAGGAAGCGTGAACTGGGACAAAGCCGTTACCAGCGCCAATGGTACGATGAACATTAAAGACGACCAAGCCTCTGGTCATGGGTTTGGGTTAGGCTTTTATTTCCAACCGAATGACAAGTTAGATGTGAGCATTGCCTACCGTTCGCCAGTAGATATAAAAGCGGACAACGGCACCGTCACTTTTAATATGCCGAAATCACTCTTCGCCCTTAGAGGATTGGACAGCAATGGTCAAGACCGATTTAAAGCCACTTTACCTTTGGCAGAAGAATACACCATTGGTGCTACTTATAAAATCACACCGAAATGGTTAGTTTCCGCAGATTTCAACTATACTGGTTGGTCAAGATACGGTCAATTGACTTTAGATTTTGACAAAGCCACCTTAGGCAACCAACCTGATGACAATACCGTTTTGATCACGCCTAAAAACTTCAAAAATACCCAAACTTGGCGTGTAGGTACACAATATATGGTAACGGATAAAATAGCGGCGCGCTTAGGTTATTATTACGATGAATCGCCCTACGCAGATGAAGATTTTATCCCAGAAACACCATCGTTCAATGCGCAAGTGCTCACCGCTGGGTTAGGCTTTAAGCTCAATCGTTTTGGTGTAGATTTGGGCGTGGGTATTCCATTCTACAAATCCAGAGCCGTTAATAACGATTACTACAACTTCTATGGACAAGCTAAGGCTAAAGCCGTTTACTTCGGTTTAGGACTTTCTTATAATGCATTTTAA
- a CDS encoding PSP1 domain-containing protein has product MSCGCGASGTSNHSCGTKSATGCASVDTCGNSYKLSVFDWLSNIKPPTKTANEFVEVRFKNERKAFFKNASNLPLSVGSIVTVEVNPGHDIGIVSLAGELVKIQMRKKKARAEECPKVYRLANQKDIDTWQAARAKEDGVKLQARKIARNLNLQMKISDVEFQGDGTKATFYYTADGRVDFRQLIKEFATMFRTKIDMKQIGYRQEAAKVGGIGSCGRELCCSTWLTDFRSVNTNAARYQQLSINPQKLAGQCGKLKCCLNFELESYLDALDDFPSTNTTLNTEKGKAFCIKIDVFKKKMWFAYAENPMVWYDLDTDEVKELIRTNKKGEKTPSLEEVKALNTNVLETVDLIQENSVDRFEKRKPQKKKSRNRKSSDPSKKRETPNTPQGEKPQQQGHSRRNNPSNRDKKPRLKSKNFKRGGGKPKNNTGNA; this is encoded by the coding sequence ATGAGTTGTGGATGTGGAGCATCCGGAACCTCTAACCATAGTTGTGGAACTAAATCCGCTACAGGCTGCGCCAGCGTAGACACCTGTGGCAATAGTTATAAATTAAGCGTTTTTGATTGGCTTTCTAACATTAAGCCACCCACCAAAACAGCCAATGAGTTTGTAGAGGTCAGGTTTAAAAACGAGAGAAAAGCTTTTTTTAAAAACGCAAGTAACCTGCCATTAAGCGTAGGCAGCATAGTTACAGTAGAGGTAAATCCGGGGCACGATATAGGCATAGTGAGCTTGGCTGGCGAGTTGGTGAAAATCCAAATGCGAAAGAAAAAAGCCAGAGCAGAGGAATGCCCAAAAGTTTATAGATTAGCCAACCAAAAGGATATTGACACTTGGCAAGCCGCCAGAGCAAAGGAAGATGGCGTGAAGTTACAAGCTCGAAAAATAGCCAGAAACCTTAACCTTCAAATGAAAATTTCAGATGTAGAGTTTCAGGGTGATGGCACTAAGGCGACTTTTTACTATACCGCCGATGGGCGCGTGGATTTCCGCCAGTTGATCAAGGAATTTGCCACGATGTTTCGGACTAAAATTGATATGAAACAAATCGGGTATCGGCAAGAAGCGGCTAAAGTTGGTGGGATTGGCTCCTGCGGAAGAGAGCTTTGCTGTTCCACTTGGTTGACGGATTTTAGGTCGGTTAATACCAATGCGGCACGCTACCAACAGTTGAGTATCAACCCTCAAAAATTGGCAGGGCAGTGCGGGAAACTCAAATGCTGTCTCAACTTTGAGTTGGAGAGTTATTTAGATGCCTTAGATGATTTTCCGTCTACCAATACCACGCTGAACACCGAAAAAGGCAAGGCGTTCTGCATCAAAATAGATGTTTTCAAGAAGAAGATGTGGTTCGCTTATGCGGAAAACCCGATGGTTTGGTATGATTTGGACACCGATGAGGTTAAAGAACTCATCAGAACCAATAAAAAAGGAGAGAAAACACCATCGTTAGAAGAGGTAAAAGCGCTCAACACCAATGTTTTAGAAACGGTAGATTTAATCCAAGAGAATAGCGTAGACCGTTTTGAAAAGCGCAAGCCACAGAAGAAAAAAAGTAGAAATAGAAAATCTTCGGATCCTTCTAAAAAAAGAGAAACGCCTAACACGCCGCAGGGAGAGAAACCGCAGCAGCAAGGCCATTCAAGACGGAATAATCCCTCAAACAGAGATAAAAAACCACGCCTAAAGTCTAAGAACTTTAAGCGCGGTGGTGGCAAACCTAAAAACAATACAGGCAATGCATAA